The stretch of DNA CCTGTAACCCTCAGCCCCTTTTGCTCCCCAGGTCACCAGCAGCAGGCCTACACGCCTGGGCATCctttctcctgctgcccaccTTCCCGATCCCAAAACGGAGGAGCCCACGGAGCCCGCCATGTCATCGGACCCCAGCGCCCCGCcggcagtgccacccctgcacTCCCCCAAGTCACCGGTGTGGCCCACCTTCCCCTTCCAGCGGGAGGGCAGCCGCATCTGGGAGCGGGGCAACCTCCTGCTACGCGACctgcccagccccctccccaccaagAGGACCAGGACCTACTCGGCGTAAGTACCTGGCGGGTTTGGGACTGTCCAGCTGAGCCGTGGtcactgcagtgcctgcagaaCCCTCTGCACCCGGTGCATTTTGCCACCCAGCATCGCTGCACACCCCTGCCCAGAGTGCTGTGGGTGGGTGCCATGCACTTGGCCCGGAACCGTCGTGTTCATAGCAAAAATGTCTCCCCGTGCCTCCACCTGGGCAAGGGCCACCAGTGAGAAatcttccctttcctcctgcagcACGGCACGTGCCTCTGCTGGCCCCATCTTCAAGGGTGTCTGCAAGCAGTTCTCTCGCTCCCAGGGCCATGGGTTTATCACTCCAGAGAATGGCACCGAGGACATTTTCGTGCATGTGTCTGAGTaagtcccagggctgtgcagtgctggaagACCCCAGGGAAGCCATGCCATCAGCATGGAGCTGGAGACTTGTGGGGTGTGGATGTCTCCATGGGGTGGACATGGGTCTCTGCTTGTCCTGTACCCTCCATCACTAGTGGGTTTTCCTTTCCAAGGCACAACTGATGGGTCAGGTGCCTTCCTTCATTTTGGGTGGTCTGGGGCAGGGGTCCATCTCTTGGCTGggacaccaccaccaccacctctcctttcctcctgcaGCATCGAGGGAGAGTACGTCCCTGTGGAGGGGGACGAGGTGACGTACAAGgtctgccccatccctcccaaGAACCAGAAGTTCCAGGCAGTGGAGGTGGTCCTCACCAACCTGGCGCCCCACACGAAGCACGAGACATGGTCTGGCCAGATCATCGGCTCCTAGGCGCCCAGGGGGCCCGCCAGCCACTCAGCCCCGTGGAGCAAGCCTGCCCAGCCGCTCACAAGGGGCGTGGGAGGAGCCGAGGCGGCGacggggccggggctgcccccaAACATGCAGGCGTTTGCGTTCAGTGTCTTTTATAAGGTTACGgtttcctttctctgtgtgtgtttgtaagTGTCTGTCGAGGGGgacaggggaagcagagccctCCCTGACTGTCCCCCAGCTCCGGGGGCAGCACCGAGCCCCATGTTCCATTCCTTGCTCCTGAGGCCATGGGGAATAGAGGAACCAGTCCTAGCCCCAGCCCTCCAGCTCTTCTGGGCTAAAGCAggtgctgagagcaggagggggtggggagaggCTGGGTGGTTCGGCTCCTGCTCCTGAACTCTACTCCGGCAAGATGGGCACCacactgggacagcagcagtgggacaTGCCCTGGTGCAGGGACAAAACAGGGTGGTGTGGGGTGGCATATCACTGTGCAGGGTCTGGGTGGCTGAGACCCATCCCCATTGCTGGCAGCTCACAGCACCCACCTGAGCCACATCCCTCCATCACAAGATCTCAGGTCAGGGGTGCCACGGGGAGGTGGCTGGtttacagaaagcaaaaatttgGTTTTAAGAAGCAGACAGATGCTGGCAGGGCACCCGGGGCACTCGGTGCTGTGCCCGGGGGGCTGCACCAGGGCACGGGGCAGGGGGAACTTGGCACCTCTGTGCTCCccgctgctgctgggcagtAATGCACTTTTCTTGgctcagtgctgaaatgattttgGGGAGACAGAcactttctcctccttctcttgcCCCCGGCCCCCTGGGGACCCCCTTCCCAtgcgtgcgtgtgtgtgtgtgcatgtctgTAGCTTGCTGGGGCGGTGAGGAGCTGAGGGGTCTGAGCAGCCTCGGCCATGAGGtgagcacagccacctcctccccagcccctcggTGTAGGCAGGGTCTTGTATACAAAGCACAAACTTTGGTTTTGGTCTTTTCTGCCATACCCTGGCCAGGtgggctcccacagccccagggagcgCCAGGGCAgagggcactgggacagggacaacaTGCACTGGGCTGGTCTTGAGCTCACCCCAGGAAAACAGTGCTGATGCTCCAGGAATTACCAGCATCTTAAGGGgttcacagcagggctggggacagtggggtgcCAGCAGGGCCTCccaagcagggcaggaggggataggcagctcctggagcaccatgccagcaggagctgctggcactgctggtgctCAGCATGGATGGAGACGGGTGTTTGCcacctttcctgctgctgctgctgttgccaaCAGGGCTAAGTGGGGAGAGGAGCGGAGCGAGGCTGGAGCCACGCAGGACAGCCGGGCCCTGCAGATTCAGGAGGACCATGCTGGTGCGGGGATTGCCCCAGGACCCTCTGGCCCATCTCACTGCCAACCCAAAGCCTGGCTctcccaggggctgtggcaACTGTGGCTCAGGCTCCAGGCATCCCCAGGACATGCAGTCAGCTTGGCCAAGGGAaactgttggattttttttttttttttttttgaaataaacTAAAACCCTAGACTTGTTGGTGTTTTTACAACTCTGGTGTGGTTCCCGCCTGTCTGACCATGTGTCAACCTTTGTAACATTGGCAATAAACCATTAAAAGTGACTTTCCCATGAGCCCTGCCCATCCCGGCTCTTTGTCCTGTGTGCATGTGTCACAGCGACTCTCTCAGGTAAAGTACCTGGAGCACCAGGTACTTTATCCAGACATCAGAAAGGATTCACTCACAGTGTGTCCCCAAGGGGACTGGAGATGCTCCACACTGTGGGCCTGGgacaggaggctgctgctcacCTGAGGGGTGACCAGGAGTGGGGCTGGTCCCCCATTGCTGTGGGGACTTTGAAGTGTGTCTCGCCTGTTGTGTGGCTGCCCttcacccagcacagcctggcacgaAACACAcactgcctccagctgctgtgtgttGTGGCTTTAATAggattgattttaattttttaatatacatatctatgtatttaaatatatttctcatTTAACAGTTGTCATCAGCCAGACAGGAGCTGCCCATCTCACACTGATATGGATCCATACACCAAGACAGTTGCAGGCGTGGGGCCTGCCACGTCTGCTTGCTCACATCCGTGGGGAGAAACCCCCACTGACGCTGTGGGCACCCACCATGAGAGGAGCATCATGGCAAAGGGGCCTCAGGGACAGGCATGAAATGCCTTTCACTTCAAAGGTGCAAGTCACCGCAGCCCCCAAGGCCACCAGAGTGCCCCAGGCCATCAGGGCCAGACCCTGCTCTTCACTCATCACTAAGCTCACTAGAGGTCCTGCTGGCTATGAATAGACtcacaggaaaaataaactcCCCAAGACTCACACATAACCTGATCCACAGTGAAACAGAGAGGAAGGAATCACAAAACACAATTCCTCCATGGAGGTTGCAGTGGAGGGCCAAAACACGTGACCTGTGAAAAGGGTATCCTGCATACAAGCTTCTCCAACAGGTCCTCTTCTCCCACACAGAAATCTTCCCTGGGTAGAAAGAGGAATTTGTGGATTTGCTGGGGATTTCTGGATGCCAGGCAGACCGCTGTGCTCATGCAAAAGTGCTGCATCAGAGATCTGATGTGTTGTAGTTAGGAGGTGCAGTCAGGTGGAGGAGACAGCACTCCACCAGCCTGGTCATGCAGTatccctgctcctgtggccaggcagcagtgccaagggccACCAGGGACTCTGCCCATGGCAACATGgggacccagccctgccctgggtctAAAAGCACCAGTGTCTCTCGCCTGAGGAGGATGGTGGTGCCTTGGTAGGTGGTGGTAGCCAGCTGAGAAACTCCTCTCTGCAGTCCAGCTGCCAGTGGAAAATGGAGAGCTGCAATGAGGAAACTaggaacagaagaaagaagaaaaaggggagagaaaacGGGACCAAGAGATGGGGCAGTGCCATAACCAGCAGGGATGGGGTAAGAAAGGTTCCTGGGAAACAATGGGGGAGGGTTTGCAGAAACCTCCAACATTCTCCAGGTCCACAAATGCCAGATCTGTGTACCTTGGGGAGCTACAAGCAGGACATCTCTCTGGAGGGGATCCCTGAGCTCCTTTTGAGCACCAAGCTGTGACAAGCGTCACCATTGTGGCCACACCAAAATGCAACTGCCAGGTTAATAAAAGGACAATGTGAGGGAGAAGGTCAAAGGCTGAAGGAGAGATGTGGGTTTGCAACCCCCAAAGATCCACGGAAAGGAAGAGGACATCCTGTCTTCCTAAAGGTGAGCTTGTAAACAGGGTGTGTAGGATGAGATGGGGGGAAGAGCAAGCTCGGAGGGCACTGCTGAACAGgtacctgcagcagctctaTGAACCAGGTATAGCTGGTGTTGGCCCCTGCTGAAAATGCCTCTGGCAGTAGGATGGAAAGCTGAgcactggggagggaaggggactTGGTCTGTTATGAATGCCCTGGGTAAGGCTGTACAAGGCTGTacatctctcttatgaggagagactgtgggagctgggcctgtttagtccagagaagagaagactgGATCTCATTAATGCATATAAACATCTCAAAGGCAGATGGCAAGAGCATGGTGCCAGATTCTTTTTGGGGGTGCTGACCGACAGGATGATGTGCAATGGCCATAAACAAAAACATGAGGCTCCCCTTCAACATGACGAAAAACTTCTTTAcattgagggtggcagagcactggaacaggctgcccagggagacTGGGGAGTCTCCCTttctggagacattcaaaagccacctggacacattcctgtcACCTGCtcaaggtgaccctgccttggcaggagggttggactAGACGATTTCCAGATGTCCCTTGCAACcctaacaattctgtgattctgtgatgccCAATGGATACAGGAGTGGGAAGACCACTGGAAATCCTTCTACCCCAAACTGTTCCATAGCATGAAGTGCCACgatcctccagctgtgccaggcaagGCCTGACTTGAAAGCAGAGaataatatagaaaataaaCCCTGGGTGTCTTTTGTAAGCTAAAGAGAAGAactggtttcttttttctttacgCACCCGAGcaaagctcagagcagcagcccagccacGTTAAAGCTATCGTTCCCAGGTCATCTGCAGGGAGGGATACTGTGGCACTGAGGGGAAGGACACGGTGACCTCCCCATTAGAAAGCACAATGGTGCAACAAGCTGGGATCTCAGCTACTCCTTCCTACCACAGGCTTGGAGCAAACAGCCTTCCTGGCCTCCTGCCTCGGAGCAGTTCTGGTGAATGCCTCgagcctcagcagctccagcctctctggCCAAGGTGCAAGGGGGACAGAAAGGTGAGCCACATGCTCCCTCATGCACAAGCGTTACGAGAAAGTGAGtgggaaaggagagaagaggagaggaaagggagTGCAGGACTGACACACACTCACTCTTTGGCCCTTTCAAACGCTTTCTGACCACAAAAGCATCTGCATCACCGCCCACCACAGCTGAACTGTCAAGAGAGAGGTTTCTCTGGAGGCGAGGAGGGTCTGGTGCCATGACCCCCAGCCACACATCAGGAGTGCTGAGGGGCTGCTTGGCCAAGGCCCCCTCCTGCCACCCACCCACACTCACGTGTTACATCCTGACCAGCTCTGTCAAGTGTTTTTTTCATCTACCCTGAGCAGATTCCTCAAATGAAGGTGCTTTTCCTGGTGGGGGGAGAGGGTGGGactggggcagggctgcagggaccagGTAGTCAGCACTCGTTTGCTCTCTCTGGGAAGAAGATTTCGCGGCATCGCTGCACCGTGTCCTGGGGGGACTGGACACTGTGTCCTACAGTGCGGGGATCATCGTAGATTTCATAATcgttccctccctgcaggggaATACAAAATAGGGACAGCATTAGCAGGCTCTTGCCAGAACAACCTCATCCATGAATCCACATTTTGCTCTGTCCCGTGGGAAGCCGGGctgggagccagaggctgggcCGGCAGGGACTtggtgggcaggggcaggcagggctttgCTGGCCCACCGGGGCAGAAGGGGCTGCgctgggagctctgctccctccctcttGCCTCTCTCTTCAGTGCCAGGGGAGGAGCACAGAAAAGATGGGGAAGGTCCGACATCAGCAAAGCTTGTCCAGGAGCCTGGGTtaacccctgccctgcctgtggaGGGGCTAGCAGAAGGTAGGATGGGCACATTTTGGGAGCAGAGGCTGTCAGCATCTGGGAAGAGCTGAGTGGGTGACCAAGCAGATCTACAGCAGTAAGGAAGCATCATCCTCCACTGCTCTGAAGGGAAGGTgaagctgttcctgctgttgaGGAGTCCTCTCCTAAGTGCTGGGGGCTTGTGTTCTGTGTCATGCAGGccacagcagtggctgctgctctccctaGGGAGTGCTGGGGCAAGGAAAGCAATGCTGAGATGGACTTGCTTCCCAGCACAGTGAATCCAAGGTCATTTCCCCACGAGCCAGCAGAGCCATCATGAGAGCaccccacagcacagggcagcatcTTCCCCCCTCACACCACTAAAGGTCTGTGCTGTCACCAGTGGGATCATGGGACCCATAGGACCCatgatggagcagcagcagagaaagcagCCATGTGTGGGGTGAGTGGGGCATACTCACGGGGGTTGTCTCGTTCCCAAAGAAGTGGATGGTGTCAAATCTCTCATCATCGAGCACATTGAGGCAGTAGCGCTTGTCCCAGCCCTCTGGGAACACATCAAAGCTGATCATGCCACCTGCCAGGAGAAGGGAGGGCATCAGGCAACgttgctgggagctggcagggggtCCCCCCACCCTGGGATAGGCAGGAGGATGGGAgggggctggatgggatatcTGGTGGGAGCCCCCACCCCAAACAGCAGCCACAAACACCAGATCTGCTTGGTGTTCCTCTTGGCACATGGCCAGGATAGTGGCAGAGGCTGTTCCTATGACAACAGGCTGCAGTGACATCAGCATGGCTGAGGTGACATTAGCACTGCTTCCCTGCAGGCAAGCAGGAACCAGAGGGTTTTTCCCAAGAGAGGCATCTTTTGGGGGGGAAGATTTTGGCTCATGCCTTGCAGATAGCACCAGGACATTCTGTGTCCCAACAGGGGACAATGACCTTCGAGATTGGCACCAAACTCTCTCCTAGGCTCCTGCTAGACATCACTGGCCCTTCTAAAACCACTCTGCTGATGCTCCTTAACTGTGCAGGGACTAGGGTCTCCTGCATGCTGCCTCTGCACACTGATCAAGGACCAAGGACCTTGCCATGGAGGTACCACCATGGAGATACCACCCATTGACATATTCAGGGCACGACCCTGACCTGTGACCTCTTGACACGAGAGTTTAGTGAGGGTTGCCAACATCTGGAGAGGCACCAAGTCACATGTGACCAACACAGAGTGGCAAGGGAGCTTTCCCAGAGAACATGTATATGGACATGGACACCCACAGCCACCAAGGGTTAACAAACTTCCCCGCCCTTGCTCTTAGACCAGGCAGAGTTTaccccagcactgtgctgctttTTGGGGGTGCTTGGAGGCAGCACCTTCCCCATCCTCTCAAGTTCCCCACTGTGTCCACAGTCTGCAGAGAGACCCTTGTCCCAGCACCAAGACAGGAGACAAGCTCCTCCCAAAATCAAGCCTGCAGCTTAGGGCAGATACATGCTTAGGTCTCACTCAGAGCCAGAGGAACAGGAATTCGAGCTGGTGTGTATGACCTCCTGCCAGTCAGCTTGTCTTCTCCAGGAAACCTACTGGAGTATCCATGAGAAATCCTGGAGTTCCACACCCTCCTTCTTAAATGATAATCCTACCTCTCTAAGGAAGAGGGTGAGTAGACAGATAATCACAGGGTCAGTTCCTGCTGAAGAAGAGGCACTGACACCCCAGGTTGCTCAAACATGCAAGCATGATGCCATGCACCTCCCCTTCCCAACTGTTTGGAATGTTCCTGTTGGTTTGGGGATCCTGAACCAAGCCTCCTTGGAGCCTGAGAAGATGAGGATGGAGCCTATATGTCCACCTTGCAGCAGAGAAACTGGACAGGGCATTGTGATAAGGATGGGAGCAAGTGCCCTATGAGCTCAGGGGAGGCTTGCAGCAGGATCCAGCATCAGAGCAGGAGCTAAACTTGGTGACATCCTCTTTTTTTTGCATCCAAAGTCATTTACCTGTAAAAACCACTGTCTTTCACCGCATTCTAGCCCCCTaaacagagctgggcagcaggaaggggctTCTGATGCCAGCTGGAGCAGGTAAGAAATCAAAGAGTAAAGAGGTGATGGGAACCAGCCAGCACTGTTTCTCCCCTGGGTAGAGCAGGggcctgaggggctgcagggagaccTCCTACCACCTCTGGGCCTTGAATCCTCCACAGCCAGAAGGCAcatggagccagcctggcagaacAGCTACAATCCTGCATGCCCTTTTTTCAGATGCCTGACCTGAGACACTCCACACTTTCTTTGTGGAGGAGCAGGGGCCTCACAGCTCCCCTTTGTGCTTTTATACAACAGGCCTGGGCTCTCGGTGGCAGCTTCCCAAAGCCCAAGGAGAAAGGCCCATTGTCCAGCTCTCAGACCCTGTGCCTGAGGGCACACAGCACCAGGGACCTTGTCTTTCTCTGCTCTGACAAATGGTGTGTGccagtgctgtgggcagcacaggATGCTCCTGGAGGGATGCTGAAGGCAAGTGAAGGCTCTCAGAGAAAAGCTCTTGGAGGATCAGAGGGCCTGGGGTGTCACCCACTGCCTCAGCCTCACCCCCCTTGCCCTTTGGCTGGGTGCCACATGGAACCTTCTTATCTCACACCTCTGCAGAGGATCCTCCTCCAGCATCACCCCCACAACTTACACACCCTCATTTTTCTCCCTATCCTGGCCAGACACCCAGGAACGCTCAAGCCCCTCCTTCAGCTCTGCACCTTTGGTAAGCTGGCTGTCAGAACCATCCCTACAAGAAGCGGCCCTGCAAAAGCCCATGGCAGGCAGCTGCAATCTCCTTACTCCTTGCCAGCTCTCCCTCCAGGAAGAAAGATGTTTCCCTTGCAGCTAACTGtcccaaaaaagccccagagCCGAGACATGCATTAGTCTCCTGTCCCATTCCTAGAGAAGAGTGCGtgtgcctggggctctgctggctgccgTGCTGCTGGTGCTTGAGCCAGAACAGATCCACTGGGCAGCAGTGGGCTCCACTAGCTGAGATTAAGGCAGGGATAACGCCACAGGATGGAAacctggctggctggctgatTCCCAGGGAGGGAAGTCTGCAGCATGGCTTACTCTCTGCAGGGAGGCAGACATCATGGATGCAAACGTGACTCCCCTGTGGCAGCTCTCCAGGACTAAAATCTCCTTCTGCTCTTCTCAGGGCTTCCAGACACTCAGAGGGAACAGTTGGGATTCCTGTTCCCTTTCACAGAATTTTATGGGAAACATGAAAAAGGCAAAGCCAAGGAagccctccctgctcacctcGAGAGAAACGCAGGCCTTTGCCAGCAAATTCCCTCTGCAAGGCTGCCACGAACTTCTCCCGTATCCTCTCCTTCTGTGGAGGAtaaggaggaaagggaagatAAGAGGGTTTGAACAATTAGATGTTGACAGTCTCCCAGAAACCACCGTAACCTGTGTGCTGGGCaactctgctccctccccacctgCACTGGGCCCCAGTGCCATGCCAGCTTCCACCAGTCCTGCCCAGTGTCCAAGCAGGCCAGCAGCTCACTCCACCAGGAGGAGCAGATCCCAGATCTTCCCTAGCAATAAAATGCAACTGCTTCAGTTTCCCACAGCCCTGTTTGTAACCCAAACCCTCCAGTTTTGCTTAAAAAGTCTTGCAAAGACCAACTGATCCCTCAACCCTAAGAAAGCTTCCCCAGGCAGAAACTGGTATGAGCATGGGCCAAATCCTCTAGAGACCTGCCCAGCAGATCTGCCATGGCCCTCCCAGTTTGGAAAGCCCATTAGTTCTAGCTcttttggggctggggaagTAGGAGAGAGAATACAGCTGCTGGGGCATCTCTGGGTACTGTAAATGAGGAAACACACTTTTAAATAACTGCCTCATTCCCTGGGGctctcccacagcacagggaatCCTGCTGGCCACCCCCTTGCATTGGTGGTCCCTAATGAAATCAAGTTTCTTCCATCCAT from Haemorhous mexicanus isolate bHaeMex1 chromosome 5, bHaeMex1.pri, whole genome shotgun sequence encodes:
- the CSDC2 gene encoding cold shock domain-containing protein C2, with translation MSSDPSAPPAVPPLHSPKSPVWPTFPFQREGSRIWERGNLLLRDLPSPLPTKRTRTYSATARASAGPIFKGVCKQFSRSQGHGFITPENGTEDIFVHVSDIEGEYVPVEGDEVTYKVCPIPPKNQKFQAVEVVLTNLAPHTKHETWSGQIIGS